GGGCCGCTGCACCTGCTAATAGACAGCACAGGCATCAAGGTCGAGGGCGAAGGTGAATGGAACGCGCGCAAGCATGGTGGCACCAAACGCCGTGTATGGCGTAAGATCCACGTTGGAATTGACGAGAAAACACTCGAGATCCGCGCTGCCGAGTTCACCACCAGCGACATAGGCGACGCGCCCATGCTGCCCGAACTGCTCAATCAGATCCCACCCGATCAGGAGATCGACAGCGTCACCGCGGATGGCGCTTTCGACACCCGCAAATGCCATGATGCTATTGCCGCCCGCGGTGCTGCCGCCGTCATTCCGCCCCGTAAGAACGCCAGGCCTTGGAAGCCAGACACCCCAGGCGCAATCGCCCGCAATGAAGCCTTGCGTGCGTCAAAGCGCTTCGGCCGAACCATCTGGCGACGATGGAGCGGCTATCACCGCCGAAGCCGCGTCGAGACGAAGATGCACTGTGTCAAACTGTTGGGCCAACGCCTGAGCGCGAGAGACTTTGATCGTCAGGTCGCCGAGTTCCAGGTCCGGGTTGCCGTCCTGAACGGCTTCACCGCGCTCGGCATACCCGTCACGGAAGCTGTGGGATGACTCTGTCCAGGGCAAGGGGAAACTCGACCATCAGCTGATTTGTGCAACAGAGTCGATCGAGGCCATGGCGATTGTACTCGGCGTGGACGGAGTGATCGGGAAAATATGGTTGCAGAATACCTCGCAGCTGGCCGCAAATCATTCGCTCGCCAACATCAATTTGGATAGTCTTCAGCTCTTCTGCATAAAGGGAATTAAGAGCTGCGAGTAGGATAGCTTCGATTTCAGCATGTTCCATCTTTGAACCTTCCGAACGAATAACAACAAAGCCTTAGCACCCTTTGATCTGGAGGCGAAGCCCAAGCATTCTGGTGTAGGAATCGCTTCTGCGGCCTATGTCCGCTTCGGAGAGCCAGGCCGGGGCGCGAATTGATGATCACCAACGGCGGCGCGGAGCCGAGAACATCACGCCCCCCCCTCCCATGGTTCCTCCGCGGCCGGGTCCGTATACGGGGGGGCTGAGCGCGCAAGTTTTCTAGCGTCTGGCATTTTCACCGGGGAATCCACTTTGAAGCCACCCCAGCGGCCTTGCCAGAAATTATGAATCAAAATCAGAATCTTATGGGACCGCACCGCTGGCCAGGGTGGATTTCTCT
The genomic region above belongs to Candidatus Oleimmundimicrobium sp. and contains:
- a CDS encoding IS5 family transposase; the protein is MTPKTHNQSPQVTRRATTEFSRNRPLDARNPLVLLNRHAQNLEKSGAKCRSWETCLTMKVLFGMALRQTTGFVESLLRLSGLDWVVPNFSTLSRRQKTLQVNIPYRGSDGPLHLLIDSTGIKVEGEGEWNARKHGGTKRRVWRKIHVGIDEKTLEIRAAEFTTSDIGDAPMLPELLNQIPPDQEIDSVTADGAFDTRKCHDAIAARGAAAVIPPRKNARPWKPDTPGAIARNEALRASKRFGRTIWRRWSGYHRRSRVETKMHCVKLLGQRLSARDFDRQVAEFQVRVAVLNGFTALGIPVTEAVG